Genomic segment of bacterium:
ACGTCCTCGGCGACGACGACAGCGGCATTCTGGCCTCCTGGGACCGCTCGCTTCCCGAAATCTCCGACAAGCTCTGGGCCGCCATCGACTACCAGGGCGGAGACAACGCCCTCGGCGCGCTCAGCTTCGGCTTTTCCTACGCCTTCGCGCCCAACGCCAGCGTGATCTTCGGCTACGACATGTACAACGACAACGACATCGCCGGTGAAGATACCTACACCGTTCAGGTCGATCTCAACTTCTAAAGAAATCAACAGCGTAAATCCCCCTCCTTGACAGGCTTGACACGGCCTGCACCTTCGGCGGGACCCAAATGGGTCCCGCTTTTTTTTATTTTCATCAAAAAAAGTTTATTTCCCCGTTGACTCTCCGGTCCAACTATTATATTTAACGCTAGCTAAACAACACCACCCGGAGAGTTCCCTTTATGACAGCGAAAACAAGCCAGCCCGAGCAGGACAGGGAGATGCGGCAGAAGATATTGAAGAGCGCAACGAGGCTCTTCGCCGCGAAAGGCTACGCCGCCACCTCCGTGCGCGAGATAGTCTCGGAGGCGGGGGCGACCGCCCCGGTTCTCTACTACTACTTCCAGAGCAAGGAAGGGGTCTATCTCGAAATAATGCGCGAGGCGCTCTCCCAGTTTGAAAGCGCCCTCACCGAATGCGCAAAAAAAGAAGGCTCCGCCGAAGAGAAGCTGAGATATCTGGCGGTGCGGCTCCACAACCTCCATTGCAAGAACCTGGATACGGTTAGCCTCATCCATTCCGTCTACCACGGCCCGCCGCAGGGCGCGCCGGAGTTTGATTTCGACACCTTTCACAAGTGGCTGCTCGCCACAATCGCCTCCCTCGTCGGCGAAGGCATTTCGCGCGGGGATTTCGCGGGGGAAAGCCCGGAGGCGATGACTATGGCGCTGCTCGGAGCGGTGCGCTTCGCCATGGACGCCGAGCTTTGCCACCCGGAGGACTCTCCCGGCGAGGAAGG
This window contains:
- a CDS encoding TetR/AcrR family transcriptional regulator, which produces MTAKTSQPEQDREMRQKILKSATRLFAAKGYAATSVREIVSEAGATAPVLYYYFQSKEGVYLEIMREALSQFESALTECAKKEGSAEEKLRYLAVRLHNLHCKNLDTVSLIHSVYHGPPQGAPEFDFDTFHKWLLATIASLVGEGISRGDFAGESPEAMTMALLGAVRFAMDAELCHPEDSPGEEGLSKVLDIIFLGMRPRNS